A genomic region of Arachis hypogaea cultivar Tifrunner chromosome 5, arahy.Tifrunner.gnm2.J5K5, whole genome shotgun sequence contains the following coding sequences:
- the LOC112801273 gene encoding uncharacterized protein isoform X1, giving the protein MPDPLVDLEQALHLKREKLTAEEANFLVSYRYKALNEFATAFAGGAATWAATWKLWKPFRVYLSAGAGAFSGMWMFWRSWYSSIDQILSMDGSILQKELANILLTKYPTDTYPLLKPIMSKHFYVERIFDDSTPNTAKLRWRYRNFYSDNAVHGHRAHDNDSNAKTEGDSPNGSHNDSRGDSKTVNGSKSPNLEARRIFILQAKAVLDTMTELDPLDSLFDDGSPQEEIHHPNSPDKPSGTHNRSHRRSRRRRRMRNHEDLSKMD; this is encoded by the exons ATGCCGGACCCCTTAGTAGATCTCGAACAGGCTCTTCACCTCAAAAGG GAAAAATTGACAGCTGAGGAGGCAAATTTTCTTGTATCATATAGATACAAAGCTCTGAATGAATTCGCTACTGCATTTGCTGGGGGTGCTGCTACCTGGGCAG CAACTTGGAAGCTCTGGAAACCATTTCGAGTCTACCTTTCAGCAG GAGCAGGAGCTTTCTCAGGGATGTGGATGTTTTGGAGATCCTGGTATTCTTCTATAGATCAGATTCTTTCCATGGATGGCAGTATATTACAGAAGGAGTTAGCAAATAT ATTGCTAACAAAGTACCCGACTGATACTTATCCACTTCTAAAGCCAATTATGTCAAAGCACTTCTATGTAGAGAGGATTTTTGATGATTCAACCCCCAATACAGCCAAGTTAAGATGGCGATACCGGAATTTCTATAGTGATAATGCAGTCCATGGTCACAGGGCACACGATAATGATTCTAATGCTAAAACCGAAGGCGACTCTCCCAATGGTTCACATAATGATTCACGAGGAGATTCCAAAACTGTCAATGGCAGCAAAAGTCCAAATCTTGAGGCAAGACGTATTTTT ATATTGCAGGCAAAAGCTGTTCTTGATACCATGACAGAGCTAGACCCTCTTGATAGTCTTTTTGATGATGGTTCGCCCCAGGAGGAGATTCACCATCCCAACTCCCCCGACAAACCATCAGGAACACATAATCGAAGCCACAGAAGATCTCGCCGTAGGCGTCGTATGCGTAATCATGAAGACCTTTCAAAGATGGATTGA
- the LOC112801273 gene encoding uncharacterized protein isoform X2: MPDPLVDLEQALHLKREKLTAEEANFLVSYRYKALNEFATAFAGGAATWAATWKLWKPFRVYLSAGAGAFSGMWMFWRSWYSSIDQILSMDGSILQKELANILLTKYPTDTYPLLKPIMSKHFYVERIFDDSTPNTAKLRWRYRNFYSDNAVHGHRAHDNDSNAKTEGDSPNGSHNDSRGDSKTVNGSKSPNLEARRIFAKAVLDTMTELDPLDSLFDDGSPQEEIHHPNSPDKPSGTHNRSHRRSRRRRRMRNHEDLSKMD, translated from the exons ATGCCGGACCCCTTAGTAGATCTCGAACAGGCTCTTCACCTCAAAAGG GAAAAATTGACAGCTGAGGAGGCAAATTTTCTTGTATCATATAGATACAAAGCTCTGAATGAATTCGCTACTGCATTTGCTGGGGGTGCTGCTACCTGGGCAG CAACTTGGAAGCTCTGGAAACCATTTCGAGTCTACCTTTCAGCAG GAGCAGGAGCTTTCTCAGGGATGTGGATGTTTTGGAGATCCTGGTATTCTTCTATAGATCAGATTCTTTCCATGGATGGCAGTATATTACAGAAGGAGTTAGCAAATAT ATTGCTAACAAAGTACCCGACTGATACTTATCCACTTCTAAAGCCAATTATGTCAAAGCACTTCTATGTAGAGAGGATTTTTGATGATTCAACCCCCAATACAGCCAAGTTAAGATGGCGATACCGGAATTTCTATAGTGATAATGCAGTCCATGGTCACAGGGCACACGATAATGATTCTAATGCTAAAACCGAAGGCGACTCTCCCAATGGTTCACATAATGATTCACGAGGAGATTCCAAAACTGTCAATGGCAGCAAAAGTCCAAATCTTGAGGCAAGACGTATTTTT GCAAAAGCTGTTCTTGATACCATGACAGAGCTAGACCCTCTTGATAGTCTTTTTGATGATGGTTCGCCCCAGGAGGAGATTCACCATCCCAACTCCCCCGACAAACCATCAGGAACACATAATCGAAGCCACAGAAGATCTCGCCGTAGGCGTCGTATGCGTAATCATGAAGACCTTTCAAAGATGGATTGA